ATTATCCATCACCACTTTTGCATCCACTTTTCACTCTTTGTTCAGTTAGCTTTCGTAGCCCATCATATGAAGATTCATTGTCAATAACCCTCAGTCCTATGGTCCCAGCTTCTCCCCATTTCATTGATCTGACTGAGCACAAACTTAGTTAAACTGGTTTGTTCATTGAGCTCTGTACTTAAGCTGCTAAGTGCCATTAGATGAAAATCCTCgtcacatttttttctgttggttattgattttgctttgtatttcatcctttaaaacaCTAAACAAGGTACAATCATAATAATCTTACCAGTTTTGTGTCtttgtacatatatttttcttaCCTTCCTGCCATGGAGGAATATATCTCTGCTTCCCCTAAGACTTATTCTTTCACCACTTCGGAGCTTCCTATGGACTTGTTTCTGGATTTGTGTCTCCAACCTACTCAAGAATTAGTATCATAAACTCTGTTATAATACCTACATTTGTCTGCAACATTATCCAGTACCacctttttttctgtaattttctagACTTACAGTCCTATCCAGTCACTAATGATATGTTCTGCTCCTCtttacaatcttttctttttttatttgtttctttttaaaattttatctaaggtatacaaatttcatacatttgaTATatgcagattcaggaacatagaaattcttcctaccataccctccctcccacctatgcacccactcttcttccttggttctctcattctcattcttaactttttaaaatatttattttagttatttgagaggtagagttacagagatagatagagacagagagagaggtcctccatctgctggttcactccccagatggccacaacagctggagttgcaccgatccaaagccaggagccaggagcttcttctgggtctctcacatgggtgcaggggcccaaggacttgggccatctttcccaggccatagcagagagctggtttggaagaggagcagctggaactagaagcggcacccatatgggatgcaggtgcttcaagccaggggttcaacccgctgtgccacagcactggccccctcattcttaatttttgcaaatatgtattttcagtttaattttatactcatgagGTTAATCATATAGTATTTAAAAGAGCTACTTCTACTAACTGCCCTCACTGTCTCATACCCTGTTCACTCCACAGCATGTTCCATTTGTATTTCTATAGTTCTTCTCCATTGAACCTAACTTTTTCATGAACACGTGAAACCTTTACATGACTGCATCCAAACACTACTTTTCTATCTTAGCTGAAGCAGATAATTAAGGAGAATTTACCACAATTAATTTCTCCATCTACCTTAATACACAGTTATATAAGGGTAGGAGGGGGCCAGGTAGGCTTTTTTGTCTTTACATCTCCTGGAATATGGGCACGCAGCATTCAAGATGCCATCTACTTGGAAGTAGAAACTGAACTCTCCCTGAACACTGATTAATCTCttacaaaatctgaaaaataaattttccaatcTTAGGCATTTCATTATAGCAGCAACAGTGGCCTAAGCTATCTGGCATaacatttcaataaaaataaccagttgataataaaaagaatataagaaCTGACAGGAAGCTATCAGTTTGTGTATCTTTAATCACTAGGTAACACTAGCGGAGACTTTCATTTGATATTGCAATTGAAACAAAGTGACGTGAAAGCAATTAAAGTCTTCAATTTTAATTTAACCAGAGCTATCTGAAGACTGTCTCAGAAAAATAAGATAAGACTACAAAAAACTTTCTGAGTTAGGTTAATACATCTAGGCAAAGTCAGTATCCTCTAACATAATTTATTACCATGTTAATGAATTAACAAGCCATCTGAGAGTAGACTTCTGATCACTCATTGCTAACTATGAAATATCTATGGATGTACTGTCCTTTCCAGTTGTGAAATTGCTACTTACTATatttttgtacctttttttttttttgacaggcagagttagaaagtgagagagagagagacagagagaaaggtcttccttccattggttcaccccccaagtggctgctatggccagtgctgtgccgatccgaagccaggagccaggtgcttcctcctggtctcccatgtgagtgcagggcccaagcacttcctgggccacagcagaaagctagactggaagaggggcaactgggacagaatccagcgccccacctgggactagaacccggggtgccggcactgcaggcggaggattagcctagagagccgcagcgccggcccccccttTTTTCTTACATTGTATCAATCCTATTTATTCTTAAGAAAGTAATTTTGTAAATCTAATgatttattaaattctttttattaacctatatcagtaaataaatatttcaggaaaatttTATTCTGACTAAAATCTGCCATTCTACTCTGTAAAAAAGGAGTGGCTCACATTGAATGTCAGAGAATCAGCATGCTCATTTTATATTGCTATAAAACCTGTATTATATAGAAATACTGAAGTtgtaaattttagttttaattttttgttaattttttatgtaaGGAGTTATAATAACATATAAAAGTTATGATAGAGAAATCTTTTCCAATtccatttgaaagaaagaaaacatgccaAAAGCTCGTCTCGAATTTCATGGAGTGATACAAATacgtattttgatttttttaacttttatttaataaatataaatttccaaatacagcttttggattacagtggcattttccgcccccccccccaacttccctaccatcctcaaccatcccatctctcactccctctcccattccattttgtatcaagattcattttcaattctttatatacagaagatcaatttagtatatactaagtaaagatttcaacagtttgcacccacacaattTCATCTTATTGACTGATTTCTTAAAGCATAATTCTTTATGTTGTCTCATTTCATTGCACTGATGTGGAACTCACCTTGCATGGAATAGTGTTGAGTGAAATCTATTCGTCCTGGAACTGTGTTCTTGCTTCGTACGATTCCCAGGAACCACAGAACAGCACAGAGTGAGATTGGTTGCCTTTAGTAACCAATAAGGTACAAGCATCTACCTGAGAGAACAGAGGTGCTGCAACTGACCAGAACTGCAAGGATGTGGTGGCTGTGAGCATCAGGAGGGATGAATATCCAGTGACACATCTTTGCATTGGATTGTTGTATgatctctaaaataaatttttatcaatGTCAGGTTATGCACTTAATAAAAAGTTAATTTCAAAGATAATCTGGACTAAATGCATGCTGTAATTTAGTTGTAAAACACTGAAaccaaattttcattcatattactGTAGCTGTTATGTGAAATAGTCTGTGGATAGACAAAAGGTGGCAAATAAATGGAAACTTGATATTTAACAGTTAATAATAATATCAGAGACAAATGATATAAATCAATATCTATTAAGAATCAATGTGTTTGATTAATGGGAAAATGACACAAGTCACAGTcacaaaaatatgcaaattattATGTTCTTTGTTGAAATATAATAGAAGAAATACTATCTGAAAATCAAGATGAGTCAACATAaaaattcagcaaacatttaggAAGAAAGCATCTTATATTAGGAATATGAGTTTCTTCTGAGACAATGTCTCTCACCAAAGagaattttgaaatatgttaCATGAATATGAATCGTTAAGGAAGATGTGATATGACTCATTTCACTTAGCTGATAAAGTAGCTCTAAGACGCTGAATTTTGAGAAGCTGGGAAGTGAAAGGAAGGAGATATCTGCCAAGTAATCAAGTAGAAATGAGGTCATGAGAAAACCAACTACGCATGGCCCTGCCTAATCTTAAGCAGCTGACATCTGCTGCCCTGTCCTGATAATCAGCCTCCGAGCCTTTGTATTCATTGTTTCCACCTGACTCTCAGTCCCAAACTGCGCATAAGCAAAAAACAGAATACTGTTATTCCAGAGAATTGCATTCAGGAACAATGAATGAGggacagattttttattttatttttttattgggaAACTGTAACTATTGAACTTTTGGTTCTACCACACCTTCCCAAAAACACTCTTCTCAAAGCCTGTTTCACATCCttgttcctcaggctgtagatAAATGGATTCAGCATGGGActcacaaaaatacaaaacactgCCACAATTTTCCCTTGCTCAACAGATCGCTCATTTGCTGGTCTCAGACACGTGCAGAACAGGGACCCATAGAACATAGTGACAGCTGTCAGgtgggagccacaggtggagaaggctTTGCGCTGTCCTTCACTGGAACGGATCCTCCGAATGGTGATGAAAATCAACACGTAGGAGATAAGGATGATGAGCAGTGAACCTGTGAGGTTAATTCCTGCTGACACGAACAGTGCAGTTTGCTTTATGTATGTGTCAGAACATGTCAGCATTAGGAGGGGTGGATCggcacagtagaaatggttgatGGTGTTGGGTCCACAAAACGACAAACGAGACGTCAATATTACTTGCATTGTGGCCACTGTAGATCCCCACAGGTAGGGGACAGTGACCAGGCAGATGCAAACCGGCTTGGACATTTTGCTGGAATAATGTAGGGGATTGCAAATGGCCATGTACCTGTCATAGGCCATGGCGCCAAGCATGTAATACTCAGTGAGGAGTAGAGTCACGAAAACAAAACACTGGCCCAGACACCCCGTGTAGGAAATGGTCTTCTTCTTAGATAGGAAGTTGACAAGCATTTGAGGAGAAACATTGGTGGAATAGGAAATGTCCACACATGCTAAATGGGTGAGGAAAAAATACATGGGGGTTTGCAACCGGGGAGTGACTCTGATTAGAGTAATCATCCCCAAGTTCCCGGTCAGGGTGATGAGATAAATCAGGAGAAACGCCACAAAAAGGATGGGCTGCAGCTCGGGCCTGCTGGTCAACCCCAGCAGAATGAACTCTGTTGCCTCGGTGCCATTGTGTCTGGGCACTATTTTCATCTTCATGTTCCCTAACAAGCGAAGAAGAATGTGTCatatataaaaaagagaaatcaattgCATGTAATCTAAGGACAGCCAGAATCAATGAGCACTAAAACAGACGTTTTGAAAAGAGATGATcggaccagcgccatggcacagtaggttaatcctctgcctacagcgctggcatcccatacggacaccggttctagtctcagcagctccccttccaatccatctctttgttatgacctgggaaagcagtagaggatggcccaagctcttgggcccctgcacgtgcatgggaggacaggaagaagcagctggctcctggctttagattggcacatcttgggctgttgtggccatttggggagtgaaccaatggaaggaagacctctttctctgtctctccctctcattgtatgtaactctacctctcaaataaataaataaaatattttttttaaaaaaaagagatgattaCAAAGGTTATTTCCTCAGAGATGGAAACATTTCAGTAGACACCTTCAAGTGTCTTGTGTTGCTGATTAGAGCAGACAATGCAAGAGATTGTGATGTTCACGTGCCATACTCTACTTTCTGCTCTGCCACTTCCACCTTCACCGTGCTAACACACTGGGAGTTTGGAGTAGTGCGCTGATGTCTCTTGGTAGGTTATGGAACCAGTAACCCAGATCCGCCACAGTCTGATCAGGGAATGAGGCTAATCTCTAAAGACTTGTTCTATCCTTGCCAGTAAAGGCAAGCCTTCTGTAAATTGGGGGACCACTATTTCTTGAGAGTCTACTGTACAAACACTCAGGTTCAATTTCTGCCTCATTTTTTACTGTCCGACAACACTGAATATCCCCTGGTCCCTTGGTGTTCTGTTCATTCCAATTCCTTTGTTGTAAAACAACAAGTAATAATGTGGGCTGATTCTTCACTTAATGTCCACTTTTATCTCGCAATTCCCTGATGCTTTCATGTTCCGTATTTCTATTTCAGTTGATATCACACTATTGACTTTATATCAGAACCACCAGGAAAAGCTCTCAGTTCTACTTCCCCAGTATTTTATATTGAATCTTATTAGTATTTCCTCTGCCACCAGTCAGATCTAAGACAAAATCATTACTTGTCTGCAATATTGCATTGGTTTTATTCTTCCACACATAAACCTTTCTATTTTCTAATAATACTAGCTTGTGATTTTTCATAAACCAAATGCCTTATGTAAATGACTTCATAAATTGATCCAAGATTGTCCACACTTGGACAAAAATCTAAGTGTTTTACCAAAGAAACTGTATGATTTCTTCCCAACCACATCTCCAAATTTCTCTCCTACCATTGTCTCTTCATTTCCTCTTCTGCTATGTTGACCTTCTAGCTGCTCCCTGCACATGATGGGCACATTCCCACCTCAGGGACTTTTCACTGGTGCTCCCTCTGCCAAAAATATTCTTTCCCCAGATCGttgggtgactttttttttttaataagattttatttatttatttgagagagagaactacaatgagagggtgagacagagagaaaggtctgccatctgctggtttactcccaaaatggccacaacagctggagctgagccaatctgaagccaggagacaggggtttcttccttgtctcccacgtgggtgcaggggcccaaggacttggatcatcttctactgctttcccaggccataacagagagctggattagaaatggagcagctgggactata
This window of the Lepus europaeus isolate LE1 chromosome 7, mLepTim1.pri, whole genome shotgun sequence genome carries:
- the LOC133763633 gene encoding olfactory receptor 5M5-like, which codes for MKMKIVPRHNGTEATEFILLGLTSRPELQPILFVAFLLIYLITLTGNLGMITLIRVTPRLQTPMYFFLTHLACVDISYSTNVSPQMLVNFLSKKKTISYTGCLGQCFVFVTLLLTEYYMLGAMAYDRYMAICNPLHYSSKMSKPVCICLVTVPYLWGSTVATMQVILTSRLSFCGPNTINHFYCADPPLLMLTCSDTYIKQTALFVSAGINLTGSLLIILISYVLIFITIRRIRSSEGQRKAFSTCGSHLTAVTMFYGSLFCTCLRPANERSVEQGKIVAVFCIFVSPMLNPFIYSLRNKDVKQALRRVFLGSILFFAYAQFGTESQVETMNTKARRLIIRTGQQMSAA